Proteins encoded in a region of the Stieleria neptunia genome:
- the ppk2 gene encoding polyphosphate kinase 2 yields MSSKPAKPSKNGTSSSKAKSKKKSKRRNRLVADGDTSPSLTPDELQAFEVDQSVAAAQQSKITAVRDIIETTPPHDVHTLAKTLEVIIDGASPEDATVLRNALLKKARPSSAGRGRSSPDDQLASGWRDGAFPYRNLMSRKNYEKQKYQLQVELLKLQAWVKESKEKVVILFEGRDAAGKGGTIKRFMEHLNPRGARVVALEKPSETERGQWYFQRYIQHLPTAGEITMFDRSWYNRAGVERVMGFCSDDEYAEFMRQVPDFERNLVRSGTWLIKFWFSVSQEEQRRRFKEREAHPLKQWKLSPVDLASLDKWDDYTRAKEAMFFYSDTYDAPWTVVKSDCKKRARLNAMRFVLNTIPYANRDLERIGTVDPLLVGRANLVSQNRD; encoded by the coding sequence ATGTCCTCAAAACCTGCCAAACCGTCGAAAAATGGCACCAGCAGCTCGAAGGCGAAGTCAAAGAAGAAGTCCAAACGCCGCAACCGCCTTGTCGCTGACGGTGACACCTCACCCTCGCTGACGCCGGACGAGTTGCAGGCCTTTGAGGTCGACCAATCCGTCGCGGCGGCCCAGCAGAGCAAGATCACCGCGGTCCGCGACATCATCGAGACGACGCCGCCGCATGACGTGCACACGCTGGCCAAGACGCTGGAAGTGATCATCGACGGCGCCTCGCCCGAAGACGCCACCGTGCTCCGCAATGCCTTGCTCAAAAAAGCTCGCCCCTCGTCCGCCGGGCGTGGCCGCAGCAGCCCCGACGACCAGCTCGCCAGCGGGTGGCGCGACGGGGCCTTCCCCTATCGCAACTTGATGTCGCGAAAAAACTATGAAAAGCAAAAGTACCAACTGCAGGTCGAGCTGCTGAAGCTTCAGGCCTGGGTCAAGGAATCCAAAGAGAAGGTCGTCATCCTGTTCGAAGGCCGCGATGCCGCCGGCAAAGGTGGAACCATCAAACGTTTCATGGAACACCTCAATCCCCGCGGTGCACGTGTCGTCGCGTTGGAAAAACCGAGCGAAACCGAACGCGGGCAATGGTACTTTCAACGCTACATCCAACATCTGCCCACCGCGGGCGAAATCACCATGTTCGACCGATCGTGGTACAACCGCGCCGGTGTCGAACGCGTGATGGGGTTTTGCAGCGACGATGAATACGCCGAATTCATGCGGCAAGTGCCCGACTTTGAACGGAACCTGGTCCGCAGTGGCACCTGGTTGATCAAATTCTGGTTCTCGGTCAGCCAAGAGGAGCAACGCCGCCGGTTCAAGGAACGCGAAGCCCATCCGCTGAAACAATGGAAACTCTCGCCGGTCGACCTGGCCTCGCTGGATAAGTGGGACGATTACACCCGTGCCAAAGAAGCGATGTTCTTCTATTCGGACACCTATGACGCCCCGTGGACGGTCGTCAAATCGGATTGCAAAAAACGCGCCCGGCTCAATGCGATGCGGTTCGTCCTGAACACCATCCCCTACGCCAATCGAGATCTGGAGCGAATCGGCACCGTCGATCCGCTGCTGGTCGGTCGGGCGAATCTGGTCTCCCAAAACCGGGACTAA